In Helianthus annuus cultivar XRQ/B chromosome 9, HanXRQr2.0-SUNRISE, whole genome shotgun sequence, the following are encoded in one genomic region:
- the LOC110878789 gene encoding beta-galactosidase 16 isoform X2 — MVLLVWWSIILLVVVSGGANVVVEGANVSYDGRSLIIDGHRKLLFSGSIHYPRSTPDYDFTGRNDIVSFIKQVQQQGLYVCLRIGPFIEAEWTYGGLPFWLHDVPGIVFRSNNRQFKLHMKNFTTKIVNMMKAENLFNSQGGPIILSQIENEYQMVEGAYHEDGTRYLKWTAQMAVDQNTSEPWIMCKQDNAPGPMINTCNGMRCAETWKGPNSPNKPSMWTENWTSFLQPYGEGPQMRSAQDLAFHTTLFIVKMNGSFVNYYMYHGGTNFGRTSASFIITGYYDQAPLDEYGMIRQPKYGHLKHMHAALKLCSHALLYGELTTQHLGINQEAYVYTGNLSECAAFLLNNGSKKSVQVVFRNSTYSLPPKSISILPDCKNVVFNTAMVSTQVNTRSMQPIIRFNTPQQWEVFSEAVPQFDQTSLRSNTLLEQMNTTKDDSDYLWYIMSIKKKSLEAQYMLEANSRGHVLRAYVNGALVGSTHGTRKVPNITLKDTISLSTGINNISFLNIMVGLPDSGPHMERKHSGLREVLIQGVNFTSHLWGYQVGLLGEKLSVYTAEGSSNVSWNQYETPNMLTWYKTTFDMPEGDSPIVLNLGSMGKGEAWINGQSIGRYWVSFKTPSGSPSQTWYNVPRYFLKPTGNLLVLFEEEYGNPLNISLDSVSVNKVCGRVTDLHPPMINSWGVRGHFHWRPWPRVHLRCPKKRIISKIVFASHGNPSGDCGSYSIGNCHSSNSKQIVEKACLGRRQCSISHTIENFGGDPCPGTPKTLLVDARCE, encoded by the exons ATGGTGTTGCTTGTGTGGTGGAGTATTATACTACTAGTGGTGGTCAGTGGTGGCGCTAACGTGGTGGTGGAGGGAGCAAATGTGAGTTATGACGGGCGATCGCTTATCATAGATGGGCATCGCAAGCTTTTGTTTTCAGGCTCGATTCATTATCCTCGAAGCACACCTGAT TATGATTTTACTGGAAGAAATGACATTGTAAGTTTCATCAAGCAAGTCCAACAACAAGGTCTTTATGTGTGTCTTCGAATCGGCCCCTTCATTGAGGCTGAATGGACTTACGG AGGTTTGCCATTTTGGTTGCATGATGTTCCTGGCATTGTCTTCCGAAGCAACAATCGACAATTTAAG cTTCATATGAAAAACTTCACAACTAAAATCGTGAACATGATGAAGGCAGAGAATTTGTTTAATTCACAAGGAGGCCCTATTATTTTATCACAG ATAGAGAATGAGTACCAAATGGTCGAAGGAGCTTATCATGAGGACGGAACACGATACCTTAAGTGGACCGCACAAATGGCTGTTGACCAAAACACGAGTGAACCATGGATCATGTGCAAGCAAGACAACGCCCCTGGTCCAATG ATTAACACATGCAATGGAATGAGATGTGCTGAGACATGGAAAGGACCAAACTCGCCAAATAAGCCTTCCATGTGGACTGAAAATTGGACTTCTTT CTTACAACCATATGGAGAAGGTCCCCAAATGAGATCAGCCCAAGATTTGGCTTTTCATACAACACTTTTCATTGTAAAGATGAATGGAAGCTTTGTAAACTACTATATG TACCACGGTGGAACAAATTTTGGACGAACGTCCGCATCATTCATTATAACAGGATATTATGATCAAGCTCCTCTTGATGAATATGGCATGATCAGACAACCAAAGTATGGGCATCTTAAGCATATGCATGCAGCATTGAAGCTATGTTCCCATGCCTTACTCTACGGAGAGTTAACCACTCAACACTTGGGTATTAATCAAGAA GCATATGTATACACGGGGAATTTGAGCGAATGTGCAGCGTTTCTTCTCAATAACGGTAGTAAAAAAAGTGTTCAAGTCGTATTTCGCAATTCTACATATAGTTTGCCACCAAAGTCGATCAGCATCTTACCCGACTGTAAAAATGTTGTTTTCAATACTGCCATG GTAAGCACACAAGTTAATACACGATCAATGCAACCGATTATAAGGTTCAACACACCTCAACAATGGGAGGTCTTTAGTGAAGCTGTCCCCCAATTTGACCAGACCTCATTGAGGTCGAATACATTGCTAGAACAAATGAATACAACAAAAGATGATTCAGATTATTTGTGGTACATAATGAG tatcaagaaaAAGTCGCTAGAAGCTCAATATATGCTTGAAGCGAACTCTCGTGGACATGTTTTACGTGCATATGTTAATGGAGCTCTTGTGG GTTCTACACATGGAACTCGTAAAGTTCCAAACATTACATTGAAAGACACCATTTCATTGTCAACAGGAATCAACAACATTTCTTTCTTGAATATAATGGTTGGGCTGCCG GACTCAGGACCACATATGGAGCGTAAACATTCAGGGTTAAGAGAGGTGCTGATTCAGGGGGTCAACTTCACAAGCCACTTATGGGGATATCAA GTCGGATTACTCGGGGAGAAGCTATCGGTTTACACCGCTGAAGGGTCTAGTAATGTCTCATGGAACCAGTATGAAACCCCTAATATGCTAACATGGTATAAG ACAACTTTTGACATGCCTGAAGGTGACAGCCCGATTGTGCTAAACCTTGGTTCGATGGGGAAAGGAGAAGCTTGGATCAATGGGCAAAGTATTGGAAGATATTGGGTCTCCTTTAAGACTCCTTCAGGATCTCCTTCACAAACATG GTACAATGTACCGCGATATTTCCTTAAACCAACGGGAAACCTGTTGGTTTTGTTTGAGGAAGAGTATGGAAACCCACTAAATATTTCACTAGATTCAGTTTCAGTCAACAAAGTTTGTGGGCGTGTAACGGATTTACATCCTCCTATGATAAATTCATGGGGAGTACGTGGTCACTTTCATTGGAGACCATGGCCTAGAGTTCATCTAAGATGTCCTAAAAAACGAATCATTTCCAAGATTGTGTTTGCAAGTCATGGTAACCCTTCAGGCGATTGCGGAAGCTATTCCATTGGCAATTGTCATTCATCAAATTCTAAACAAATCGTTGAAAAG GCTTGTTTAGGGAGAAGGCAGTGTTCGATTTCTCATACAATAGAAAATTTTGGCGGAGACCCGTGTCCTGGAACACCTAAGACACTTTTAGTGGACGCGCGATGCGAATAA
- the LOC110878789 gene encoding beta-galactosidase 6 isoform X1, producing the protein MVLLVWWSIILLVVVSGGANVVVEGANVSYDGRSLIIDGHRKLLFSGSIHYPRSTPDMWPSLIAKAKQGGLDVIQTYVFWNLHEPQPGKYDFTGRNDIVSFIKQVQQQGLYVCLRIGPFIEAEWTYGGLPFWLHDVPGIVFRSNNRQFKLHMKNFTTKIVNMMKAENLFNSQGGPIILSQIENEYQMVEGAYHEDGTRYLKWTAQMAVDQNTSEPWIMCKQDNAPGPMINTCNGMRCAETWKGPNSPNKPSMWTENWTSFLQPYGEGPQMRSAQDLAFHTTLFIVKMNGSFVNYYMYHGGTNFGRTSASFIITGYYDQAPLDEYGMIRQPKYGHLKHMHAALKLCSHALLYGELTTQHLGINQEAYVYTGNLSECAAFLLNNGSKKSVQVVFRNSTYSLPPKSISILPDCKNVVFNTAMVSTQVNTRSMQPIIRFNTPQQWEVFSEAVPQFDQTSLRSNTLLEQMNTTKDDSDYLWYIMSIKKKSLEAQYMLEANSRGHVLRAYVNGALVGSTHGTRKVPNITLKDTISLSTGINNISFLNIMVGLPDSGPHMERKHSGLREVLIQGVNFTSHLWGYQVGLLGEKLSVYTAEGSSNVSWNQYETPNMLTWYKTTFDMPEGDSPIVLNLGSMGKGEAWINGQSIGRYWVSFKTPSGSPSQTWYNVPRYFLKPTGNLLVLFEEEYGNPLNISLDSVSVNKVCGRVTDLHPPMINSWGVRGHFHWRPWPRVHLRCPKKRIISKIVFASHGNPSGDCGSYSIGNCHSSNSKQIVEKACLGRRQCSISHTIENFGGDPCPGTPKTLLVDARCE; encoded by the exons ATGGTGTTGCTTGTGTGGTGGAGTATTATACTACTAGTGGTGGTCAGTGGTGGCGCTAACGTGGTGGTGGAGGGAGCAAATGTGAGTTATGACGGGCGATCGCTTATCATAGATGGGCATCGCAAGCTTTTGTTTTCAGGCTCGATTCATTATCCTCGAAGCACACCTGAT ATGTGGCCATCTTTGATAGCTAAAGCCAAGCAAGGTGGTCTAGATGTTATACAAACCTATGTATTTTGGAACCTCCATGAGCCACAACCTGGCAAG TATGATTTTACTGGAAGAAATGACATTGTAAGTTTCATCAAGCAAGTCCAACAACAAGGTCTTTATGTGTGTCTTCGAATCGGCCCCTTCATTGAGGCTGAATGGACTTACGG AGGTTTGCCATTTTGGTTGCATGATGTTCCTGGCATTGTCTTCCGAAGCAACAATCGACAATTTAAG cTTCATATGAAAAACTTCACAACTAAAATCGTGAACATGATGAAGGCAGAGAATTTGTTTAATTCACAAGGAGGCCCTATTATTTTATCACAG ATAGAGAATGAGTACCAAATGGTCGAAGGAGCTTATCATGAGGACGGAACACGATACCTTAAGTGGACCGCACAAATGGCTGTTGACCAAAACACGAGTGAACCATGGATCATGTGCAAGCAAGACAACGCCCCTGGTCCAATG ATTAACACATGCAATGGAATGAGATGTGCTGAGACATGGAAAGGACCAAACTCGCCAAATAAGCCTTCCATGTGGACTGAAAATTGGACTTCTTT CTTACAACCATATGGAGAAGGTCCCCAAATGAGATCAGCCCAAGATTTGGCTTTTCATACAACACTTTTCATTGTAAAGATGAATGGAAGCTTTGTAAACTACTATATG TACCACGGTGGAACAAATTTTGGACGAACGTCCGCATCATTCATTATAACAGGATATTATGATCAAGCTCCTCTTGATGAATATGGCATGATCAGACAACCAAAGTATGGGCATCTTAAGCATATGCATGCAGCATTGAAGCTATGTTCCCATGCCTTACTCTACGGAGAGTTAACCACTCAACACTTGGGTATTAATCAAGAA GCATATGTATACACGGGGAATTTGAGCGAATGTGCAGCGTTTCTTCTCAATAACGGTAGTAAAAAAAGTGTTCAAGTCGTATTTCGCAATTCTACATATAGTTTGCCACCAAAGTCGATCAGCATCTTACCCGACTGTAAAAATGTTGTTTTCAATACTGCCATG GTAAGCACACAAGTTAATACACGATCAATGCAACCGATTATAAGGTTCAACACACCTCAACAATGGGAGGTCTTTAGTGAAGCTGTCCCCCAATTTGACCAGACCTCATTGAGGTCGAATACATTGCTAGAACAAATGAATACAACAAAAGATGATTCAGATTATTTGTGGTACATAATGAG tatcaagaaaAAGTCGCTAGAAGCTCAATATATGCTTGAAGCGAACTCTCGTGGACATGTTTTACGTGCATATGTTAATGGAGCTCTTGTGG GTTCTACACATGGAACTCGTAAAGTTCCAAACATTACATTGAAAGACACCATTTCATTGTCAACAGGAATCAACAACATTTCTTTCTTGAATATAATGGTTGGGCTGCCG GACTCAGGACCACATATGGAGCGTAAACATTCAGGGTTAAGAGAGGTGCTGATTCAGGGGGTCAACTTCACAAGCCACTTATGGGGATATCAA GTCGGATTACTCGGGGAGAAGCTATCGGTTTACACCGCTGAAGGGTCTAGTAATGTCTCATGGAACCAGTATGAAACCCCTAATATGCTAACATGGTATAAG ACAACTTTTGACATGCCTGAAGGTGACAGCCCGATTGTGCTAAACCTTGGTTCGATGGGGAAAGGAGAAGCTTGGATCAATGGGCAAAGTATTGGAAGATATTGGGTCTCCTTTAAGACTCCTTCAGGATCTCCTTCACAAACATG GTACAATGTACCGCGATATTTCCTTAAACCAACGGGAAACCTGTTGGTTTTGTTTGAGGAAGAGTATGGAAACCCACTAAATATTTCACTAGATTCAGTTTCAGTCAACAAAGTTTGTGGGCGTGTAACGGATTTACATCCTCCTATGATAAATTCATGGGGAGTACGTGGTCACTTTCATTGGAGACCATGGCCTAGAGTTCATCTAAGATGTCCTAAAAAACGAATCATTTCCAAGATTGTGTTTGCAAGTCATGGTAACCCTTCAGGCGATTGCGGAAGCTATTCCATTGGCAATTGTCATTCATCAAATTCTAAACAAATCGTTGAAAAG GCTTGTTTAGGGAGAAGGCAGTGTTCGATTTCTCATACAATAGAAAATTTTGGCGGAGACCCGTGTCCTGGAACACCTAAGACACTTTTAGTGGACGCGCGATGCGAATAA
- the LOC110876412 gene encoding phenylalanine--tRNA ligase, chloroplastic/mitochondrial: protein MSFWINDSFTENNLCEIVRGVASDLAEEVQLIDNFTNKKAMTSHCYRITYRSMERSLTDEEINELQWNVRDQVQRQMNVELR, encoded by the exons ATGAGTTTCTGGATCAATGACTCATTCACAGAAAACAACCTTTGCGAAATTGTCAGAGGCGTTGCTAGTGATCTTGCGGAGGAG GTACAATTGATTGACAACTTCACCAACAAGAAAGCAATGACTAGCCATTGTTACAGGATCACATATCGCTCCATGGAGCGTTCTCTTACAGACGAGGAAATAAATGAGTTACAG TGGAATGTTCGAGATCAGGTGCAGAGACAGATGAATGTTGAACTAAGATGA
- the LOC110876411 gene encoding uncharacterized protein LOC110876411, giving the protein MAESSSSFRLPSFCRHMNKADEFIMCIPDDAACTLWGEYKCPTNVDIITEDGRQFNVGISASKGKIFFFHGWSKVVDHLRLTIGCLVLFNPIDYATFKLTSFLDGVSHTTFWTYLLPPSSQFYVR; this is encoded by the exons ATGGCTGAAAGTTCATCAAG TTTCAGACTACCCAGTTTTTGTAGGCACATGAATAAAGCAGACGAATTTATTATG TGTATTCCAGATGACGCTGCGTGCACACTATGGGGTGAATATAAATGTCCTACGAATGTTGATATAATCACAGAAGATGGCCGACAATTTAATGTTGGAATAAGCGCCTCTAAAGGAAAGATATTCTTTTTTCATGGTTGGTCCAAAGTTGTAGACCATTTACGACTAACCATTGGGTGTTTGGTTCTATTTAATCCTATAGATTACGCTACGTTTAAGTTAACTTCTTTCCTTGATGGGGTTAGTCATACCACTTTTTGGACGTATCTGCTCCCTCCATCATCTCAATTTTATGTAAGATAA